ACGAGGCGGGCGCGCAGGAGTGACCGCACATCGCGACACTTCGGCGTGGAGACTCGGGGCAGACGCTCCGTGCCCTCCCACCCGGACCTGAGGGAACCATGAACGGCTACAACTTCACCGAGCGAGTGCGGAAGGTCCTCGCGATGGCGCGCGAGGAGGCCGCGAGGCTCCACCACGAGTACGTGGGAACGGAGCACATCCTGCTCGGCCTCATCCGCGAGGGCGAGGGCGTCGCGGCTGCGGTGCTACAGAACCTGAGCGTCGACCTCGACGAGATTCAGCAGAAGATCGAGGAGACGGTCAAGAAGGGGAAGGCGGCGCAAGCCACCGGCCCCGATCTCCCCTATACCTCGCGCGCGAAGAAGGTCCTCGAGCTGGCGATGGCCGAGGCGCGCGAGCTCAATCACAGCTACGTCGGCACCGAGCATCTCCTCCTCGGCCTTCTCCGCGAGGAGAAGGGGATCGCGGCGCAGGTGCTCACCGATACGGGCGTCAACCTCGAAGCGGCGCGCGCGGAGACGCTGCGTCTTCTCGGCAACGAGATGCCGCAGGCGCAGGGCGGCGGCACCGCCGACAAGGGCGGCAGCTCGCAGCCGCAGACGCCCCCGAAGGGCGAGAAGAAGTCGAAGACCCCGGCGCTCGACCACTTCTGTCGCGATCTCACGGCGCTCGCCGCCGAGGGACAGCTCGATCCGACGATCGGGCGCGCGAAGGAGATCGAGCGGGTGATGGAGGTCCTCACGCGCCGCAAGAAGAACAACCCGGTGCTCATCGGCGAGCCGGGCGTCGGCAAGACGGCGATCGTCGAGGGGCTCGCGCAGCTCATCGCGAACGGCGAGTGCCCGGATTCGCTGCGCGACCACCGCGTGCTGTCGCTCGACATGGCGGCGGTGATCGCGGGCACGAAGTACCGCGGCCAGTTCGAGGAGCGGCTCAAGGCGGTGATGAACGAGATCGCGCAGAACAAGCAGATCATCCTGTTCATCGACGAGCTGCACACGCTCGTGGGCGCCGGCGCGGCCGAGGGCGCGATCGACGCGAGCAACATGCTGAAGCCCGCGCTCGCGCGCGGTGAGCTGCAGTGCGTCGGTGCGTCGACGCTGAACGAGTACCGCAAGTACATCGAGAAGGACGGCGCGCTCGAGCGCCGCTTCCAGACGGTGATCGTCGATCCGCCGACGGTGGAGGAGACGGTCGAGATCCTGAAGGGGCTGCGCAAGAAGTACGAGGACCACCACCGCGTCACGATCCCCGACACGACGCTGTGGACGGCGGCGAAGCTCTCGGAGCGCTACATCACCGACCGCTTCCTGCCGGACAAGGCGATCGACGTGATCGACGAGGCGGGTGCGCGGTCGCGGCTCGCGTCGCAGGCGCCGCCGCCGGAGGTCTCGTCGCTGAAGGAAGCGCTCGATCAGGTGAACGCCGAGAAGGAGGCCGCGGTCCGCGACCAGAACTTCGAGAAGGCGGCGAGCCTGCGCGACAAGGAGCGCGACCTCCAGGGGCAGATCCGCCAGAAGCAGGAGGAGTGGGAGCAGCGGCGCCAGTCCCACCGCCCGGTGTTAGGCGAGGACGAGATCGCGTTCATCGTCTCGCGCTGGACGGGTGTGCCGGTGACGCGCCTGCAGGAGGCGGAGACGGCGCGGCTGCTGAACATGGAGGAGGAGCTGCACAAGAGCGTCGTCGGTCAGGACGAGGCGATCAAGGCGCTCTCGCGCTCCATCCGCCGCAGCCGGGCGGGGCTCAAGGATCCGAAGCGGCCGATCGGCACGTTCATCTTCTCGGGGCCCACGGGCGTCGGCAAGACGGAGCTGGCCCGCGCGCTGGCGAAGTTCCTGTTCGCCGACGAGACGGCGCTCATCCGCGTCGACATGTCGGAGTACATGGAGAAGTTCTCGGTGTCGCGGCTCATCGGCGCGCCGCCGGGCTACGTCGGCTACGAGGACTCGGGCACGCTGACGAAGGCCGTCCGCCGGAAGCCGTACTCGGTCGTGCTGCTCGACGAGATCGAGAAGGCGCACCCGGACGTGTTCAACATCCTGCTGCAGGTCCTCGACGAGGGGCACCTGACGGACAACTACGGGCGCGTGATCGACTTCAAGAACACGGTCGTCATCATGACGTCGAACGTGGGCGCGAAGGACATCACGAAGAACCGGGCGCTCGGCTTCACCTCGCAGTCCAGCGAGTCGAACTTCGAGCGGATGCAGGAGAAGGTGAAGGAGGAGATGGGCCGGGTCTTCAACCCCGAGTTCCTGAACCGCCTGGACGACGTCATCGTCTTCCACCCGCTGTCGAAGGAGCAGATCGGCGCCATCGTCAACATCCTGCTGAAGGACGTGCAGAAGCGGCTCGGCGAGGAGGACCTCACGCTGAAGCTGACCGAGGCGGCGTCCGACTTCCTGGTGAGCAAGGGGTACGACGAGGCGTTCGGCGCGCGGCCGCTGAAGCGGTCGATCCAGCGCTACATCGAGGACCCGCTGTCGGAGAAGATCCTCCTCGGCGAGTTCGCGAAGGGCGACGAGATCGAGGTCGACCTGGCGCCGGAGAAGGACAAGCTGGAGTTCCGGGCGGCGGCGCCGACGACCAAGGCGTCCTGACCGCGGACCGGCTACATTGAGCGAGCGCGCCGGGCGGGCAACCGTCCGGCGCGCTTCGTTTGTCCTACCGCTGTCGTACCGCTGTCCCA
This DNA window, taken from Gemmatirosa kalamazoonensis, encodes the following:
- a CDS encoding ATP-dependent Clp protease ATP-binding subunit; amino-acid sequence: MNGYNFTERVRKVLAMAREEAARLHHEYVGTEHILLGLIREGEGVAAAVLQNLSVDLDEIQQKIEETVKKGKAAQATGPDLPYTSRAKKVLELAMAEARELNHSYVGTEHLLLGLLREEKGIAAQVLTDTGVNLEAARAETLRLLGNEMPQAQGGGTADKGGSSQPQTPPKGEKKSKTPALDHFCRDLTALAAEGQLDPTIGRAKEIERVMEVLTRRKKNNPVLIGEPGVGKTAIVEGLAQLIANGECPDSLRDHRVLSLDMAAVIAGTKYRGQFEERLKAVMNEIAQNKQIILFIDELHTLVGAGAAEGAIDASNMLKPALARGELQCVGASTLNEYRKYIEKDGALERRFQTVIVDPPTVEETVEILKGLRKKYEDHHRVTIPDTTLWTAAKLSERYITDRFLPDKAIDVIDEAGARSRLASQAPPPEVSSLKEALDQVNAEKEAAVRDQNFEKAASLRDKERDLQGQIRQKQEEWEQRRQSHRPVLGEDEIAFIVSRWTGVPVTRLQEAETARLLNMEEELHKSVVGQDEAIKALSRSIRRSRAGLKDPKRPIGTFIFSGPTGVGKTELARALAKFLFADETALIRVDMSEYMEKFSVSRLIGAPPGYVGYEDSGTLTKAVRRKPYSVVLLDEIEKAHPDVFNILLQVLDEGHLTDNYGRVIDFKNTVVIMTSNVGAKDITKNRALGFTSQSSESNFERMQEKVKEEMGRVFNPEFLNRLDDVIVFHPLSKEQIGAIVNILLKDVQKRLGEEDLTLKLTEAASDFLVSKGYDEAFGARPLKRSIQRYIEDPLSEKILLGEFAKGDEIEVDLAPEKDKLEFRAAAPTTKAS